TCGATAAATTGACTAAAAAAGAAGCTTTGATGCGTACTCGTGAGCTTGAAAAACTTGAGCTTTCTATGGGTGGTATCAAGGATATGGGTGGTCTTCCAGACGTATTGTTTGTTATCGACGTTGATCACGAGCGTATTGCAATCAAAGAAGCCAACAAGCTAGGTATCCCTGTTATCGGTATCGTTGATACCAACAGTGATCCAGATGGCGTTGACTACATCATTCCAGCTAACGATGATGCGATTCGTGCGGTTCAGCTTTATGTTACAGCTTTCGCTGACGCGGTTCTTGAAGGCCGTTCTGCAACCGCTGGTAGCGCTGACGAATTCGTTGAAGTAAACGAAGCTGCTGAAGCGTAAGCAAACTTTCGAGTTTGTTCTGGTTTCTAAAGGGAGGTTGAGAGTCTCACCTCCTTTTTTAAATTTGAATTGGTATAAGAGGATTTAACATGGCCGCAGTATCTGCAGCATTGGTAAAAGAGCTACGTGAACGTACTGGTCTTGGCATGATGGAGTGTAAAAAAGCACTTGTCGCTGCCAATGGTGATATCGAAGTAGCGATCGAAGAGCTTCGTAAATCTAGTGGTATGAAGGCCGCTAAAAAAGCAGGTCGTACTGCAGCGGAAGGAACCATCGTGATGCGTGTAGCAGACGATGCTTCTTACGGTGTGTTGGTTGAGGTAAACTCTGAGACTGACTTTGCTTCTCGTGACGAAGGTTTTGTTGCCTTTGCAAATAAAGTTGCTGATGTTGTATTCACCACCAAAGAGACCAACATGGAAACCTTGTTGGCTGGTGAGATCGGCGAAGCTCGTGAAGCTTTGGTTCAAAAGATCGGTGAAAATATTACGCCTCGTCGTGCGGTTGTCGTTGAAGGTGGTTTAATCGGTGGTTATCTACATGGTAACGGTCAAATCGCTGTATTGACTCAGCTAGAAAACGGCTCTAACGAATTGGCGAAAGACGTTTCTATGCATGTTGCAGCAGTTGCCCCTCGCGTTGTTAAAGGCGAAGACATGCCTGCTGACATTCTTGCAAAAGAAGAAGAAATCATCCGTGCACAGCCAGACATGGCTGGCAAGCCAGCAGAAATCGTTGATAAAATGATTGTTGGTCGTATGAAAAAGTTCTTGGCTGAGAACAGTCTTGTAGAGCAGCCTTTCGTTAAGAACCCAGAAATTAAAGTGGGTCAATTAGTGAAAGATGCCGGCGCTACTGTCACTTCTTTTGTTCGCCTTGAAGTGGGTGAAGGTATTGAAGTGGAAGAAGTAGACTTTGCAGCAGAGGTTGCAGCACAACTTAAGGGTTAATTCTTAATTGTGTGAATGTTTAAAAAAGGGGCAGCTTGACTGCCCCTTTTTATGAAAGTTGGATGCAAAAGAGTCATTTGCAGGTGATCTCAATGCTCTATTGAATAAACTAGTCCAGGCCGGAGGTGGGTATGCCAAAAGAAAAGAATCCAAATTACAAACGTATTTTGCTTAAGCTGAGTGGCGAAGCCTTGATGGGTGATGAGTCTTTCGGTATAGACCCTAAAGTATTGAATCGTATCGCATTGGAAATTGGCCAGTTACGCGGTATTGGAGTGGAAGTTGGTATTGTCATTGGTGGCGGTAACTTGTTTCGTGGCCAAGCTTTGAGCCAAGCAGGTATGGATCGTGTGACGGGTGATCACATGGGTATGTTGGCAACAGTAATGAATGCGCTGGCAATGCGTGACGCTTTGGAACGCGCTAATATCGCTACCCGTGTTATGTCGGCCATTACCATGACGGGTATTGTTGAGCCTTACGATCGTCGTCGCGCTATGCGTCAAATGAAAGAAGGTGATGTGTTGATTTTTTCTGCTGGTACCGGCAACCCGTTTTTTACCACTGACTCTGCTGCTTGTTTGCGCGGTATTGAGATTGATGCGGACGTGGTATTAAAAGCGACGAAAGTGGATGGCGTTTATTCGGCGGATCCTATGAAAGACCCTGATGCCGTCAAATATGATAAGTTAGGTTACGATGAAGTGCTTGATAAGCAATTAGGGGTGATGGATTTGACCGCTATTTGTTTGACCCGTGACCACAGTATGCCAGTGCGAGTCTTTAATATGAACAAGCCAGGAGCCTTGGTAAATATCATGGTTGGTGGCAATGAAGGTACAGTGATTGAGTGAGGAAGTTATGATTAACGAAATTTTGAAAGACGCAGAAGAGCGCATGTCAAAAGCCGTGTCTTCAGTTGAGTCGGCATTTAAAAAAATCCGTACAGGTCGTGCACACCCAAGCCTATTAGATCCAATTAAAGTGAACTACTACGGTGCTGATACACCGCTTAGCCAAGTGGCTAATATCACGGTGGAGGATGCTCGTACTTTGGGGATTTCTCCTTGGGAAGGAAATTTAGTACCTGAGATTGAAAAAGCCATCTTGAAGTCGGATTTGGGTTTGAACCCTTCTACCACGGGTAATCTTATTCGAATTCCTATGCCGGCATTGACGGAAGAGACTCGCCGTAACTATTTTAAGCAAGCAAAATCGGAAGCGGAAAATGGTCGTATTGCAATCCGTAATATACGTCGTGATGCGAATACTAGCCTAAAAGATTTGGTAAAAGAGAAAGAAATCTCTGAAGACGAAGAACGTCGTGGCCAAGATCAAGTACAGAAAGTCACTGACAAGTTTGTTGCGCAAGTGGAAGAGCGTCTTGCGGCAAAAGAAAAAGACTTGATGGAAATTTAATGAGAAGGGCGAGCTTGTCTCGCTTTTTTTATTGGCTAGGAATGATATATGTCTGAATCGGTTGACGGCAGTGCAGTCACTGTAGTCGGCCCTGCGCATATTGCCATTATTATGGATGGTAATAATCGTTGGGCGAAAAAGAAACTTTTACCAAGTATTGCGGGCCATACCGCTGGCGCCGCTGCGGTGCGGCGTACCGTCGAGGCAGCGGCGCGTTCTGGTGTAAAAGTACTAACTTTATTTGCGTTTTCCAGTGAAAATTGGAAGCGTCCACAGACGGAAGTGGACGGTTTAATGGGATTGTTTATGCGCTCTTTGAAAAAAGAGTTGAAACGCCTTAATACCCATAAAATTAAGTTGCGAGTCATGGGAGATGTTTCAGGCTTCAGTAAGGGACTGCAAGAACAGATTCGTGCAACGGAAGAGGCGACCCAGGATAATGATCATATGACCCTGGTGATCGCAGCTAATTATGGCGGTCGTTGGGATATAGCTCAAGCTGCTAAAGCGTTAGCAGTGGATGTGGCAGCAGGTCGATTGGATGCTAAAGACATTTCCGAAGAAACACTGGCTCAGCATATTCAACTGGCAGACCTTCCAGAACCGGATCTGTTGATTCGTACGTCAGGAGAAGAGCGTATCAGCAATTTCATGTTGTGGCAGTCAGCCTATACGGAATTTGTATTCTTGCCGGTATTGTGGCCGGACTTTGAGCAACAAGATTTTGATGAAGCCATTCGAATTTATCAAAATCGTCAGCGTCGCTATGGTGGACGATAATCATGTTACTTCCTCGTATTTTCAGTGCCGTAGTGATGGCGTTTCTATTCCTTTTCGCCGTTTTTTTTCTTGGCGCGCAAGCTTTCTCTTTATCTATGGCCGCTGTTGTGGTGTTGGCAGCTTGGGAATGGGCAAGTTTGTCTGGGGTTAAAAACCAATCCTTGCGAGTTTTGTTTGCGCTCTTAGTGGCCGCTTTTTGTTATATGACAGCTCGAGCCGACTGGTTGACTATGAGTGTAATGTTGAGTCCCTTGCTGTGGTGTTTGGCTTTATATTGGGTCATTCGTTATCCAACGCCTTTGTTATGGCAGCAAACGCCAGTAAGGCTGTTGTTTGGTGCTTTGGTGATGGTGTCGACTTGGGCTGCTTTAGTGGTGTTGAAGCAATCCGCTGATTTTGTGACTTGGGTATTATTGTTAATGGGTCTGATTTGGGGTGCAGATTCAGGCGCCTATTTTGCGGGTCGTCGCTTTGGCAAGCGCAAGTTGGCTCAATATGTTAGCCCGGGGAAATCATGGGAAGGGGTTTTTGGCGGGATAGTGTTAACGCAAATTGGCGTGGCTGTTTTCAGTTTCTGGCAGCTTTATACAACTCAGGATTGGTTGTTGTTAGCTTTGGTCGCCTTGGTCACTACCGCCGTATCTGTGTTGGGTGATTTAACCGAAAGTTTGTTTAAGCGCTATGAAGGGATGAAAGACTCTAGCCACTTAATTCCTGGTCATGGTGGTGTGATGGATCGAGTGGATAGTTTGGTAGCAGCGGCGCCTATTTTTGTTGTCTTCTTAATGTTGACTGGTTGGTTGTAAATGCAGGGTATTTGTTTATTAGGTGCGACTGGTTCTATTGGTCAAAGTACGTTAGATATCATTGCGCAGCATCCTGATAAGTTTCGCTTGGTCAGTGCGTCGGCAAATGTCAGTGTCGATAAAATGGCACAGATTTGTCGTCGTTTTAAACCTCAAAGAATTGTGATGGGGTCACAACAAGCCCGCGATGAATTAGCGACTCTATGCGCAGAGTCATCCACTTCGTTCGAATGGGGTGATGAAGCTTTGCAGAGCATTGTTGCGGATGCACAAGTTGACCAAGTCATGGCAGCTATTATGGGGTTTGCCGGTTTAAAACCAACCCTTGCTGGTATTCGTGCAGGTAAGCGTATTTTATTGGCCAATAAAGAATCCTTGGTGACCGCTGGTAAGCTGTTTATGGATGAAGTGGCGCAAAGTCAGGTTATGCTGTTACCGATTGACAGCGAGCACAATGCCATTTATCAAAGTTTACCTCAGCATAAGGCGGGGGCTCATAAACAGGATGTGGATAAAATTATTTTGACCGCATCTGGTGGTCCATTTCGTACTTGGTCATTAGATGAGATGGCTAATGTCACTCCAGCTCAAGCCTGTAAGCATCCTAATTGGTCGATGGGGCAGAAAATTTCCATTGATTCGGCTTCTCTGATGAATAAGGGGTTGGAGTTAATTGAGGCTTGCTGGTTGTTTGATGTGACTCCTGATGATGTCGAAGTAGTGATTCATCCTGAAAGTATCATTCATTCTATGGTGTCTTATCGGGATGGTTCTGTGATTTCGCAAATGGGCAATCCGGATATGAAGATTCCCATCGCCTATGGTATGACTTGGCCAAATCGCGTTGAAACTAATGTGCCTTCTTTGAATCTAACGCAAGTGGCTAAATTGCATTTTGAAGCGCCTGATTTACAGCGTTTTCCTAATTTGCAATTGGCTGCTGATGCTTGGTTTATGGGGGGGACAGCAATGGCAATATTAAATGCAGCGAACGAAGTGGCGGTGGCGGCTTTTCTTCAGCACCGAATTGGTTTTTTGCAAATAGCAGAAGTAAACCGAACTGTGTTGGAGCAAGCAGATATTCGATCTGTGAATCAGCTTGACGATGTTTTTGAAGCGGATGCGGCTGCGCGATTGTTGGCTGAACAATGTATTTCATGTGGTGAAAAATAATGCTGCAAAATATTCTTTCGATTGTGATTGCGTTGGGTGTACTGATTACCTTTCATGAATTTGGTCACTATTACATAGCGCGACGTTGTGGTGTCAAAGTGCTGCGTTTTTCTGTGGGCTTCGGTAAGCCGATTTATCGTTATGTAAGTAAGAAAACGGGTACTGAATTCACCTTAGCCATGATTCCGTTAGGTGGTTATGTGCGCATGTTGGATGAGCGAGAAGGGAATGTCCCTGATGCTCTGAAGCATCAAGCTTTTACGCAAAAGAATGTTTGGCAGCGTATTGCGATTGTTGCCGCTGGGCCTTTGGCGAATTTTATTCTTGCAGTAGCGATTTATGCCTTGGTAGCCCTATTAGGAATTCAAAGCTTAGCACCGAAAGTAGGCCATATCATAGACAATTCCCTAGCTGCGCAAACTCAATTACAAGAAGGTGATGAGTTAGTAGAAATCGCTGGTGAGGCAGTTTCTTCTTGGGAAGAGGTGAATTTAGCGCTGGCGGGCTTGATTGGTCAAACAAGAACTATTATCGTTCGCTATCGCGCAGAAGGTCTGTCTAGCATTCAGCAAGACCAGGTGGTGTTGAATCGCTGGTTGGTGGGTGAAGAGCCCAGTAACTTAATTCAATCCTTTGGCCTCTTACCTTGGCAACCAAAAGTGAAGCCGGTGATTGCGCAAGTGGTGGATTCAGGAGCGGCCCAAGCGGCAGGCTTTATGGTTGGAGATGTGATTACTACCATCAACGATGAAGCGATGGACAGCTGGCAGCAGGTTGTAAAGAAAGTGCAAACCAGCCCAAGTGATGAGCTGACAGTAGTAGTATTAAGGCAAGGACAAAGTAAAACGTTATTTTTACAACCTGATGCGACGGAGCGTGATGGTAAATTGGTCGGTTATGCGGGTTTGGCTGTTGTACCGCCTAAATGGGACGAAAGCTTAATTCGTGAGCGTCATTACGGTGTGTTTGCAGCCATGGTTTATGGCGTTGAACAAACCGCAAAAATGATCTCTTTGACCATAGGGTCGATTGGTAAGATGCTGCAAGGGTTAATTTCTCTGGATAACTTATCCGGTCCTATTACCATTGCAAAGGTGGCAAGTGCTTCTGCGGATTCTGGTCTGCAATCGTTTTTAAAGTTTATGGCTTACCTAAGTGTGAGTTTAGGTGTGTTAAATTTGCTGCCTATTCCTATGTTGGATGGTGGGCATTTGTTGTTTTTTGGAATAGAAGCAATTCGTCGTAAGCCAGTGTCAGAAAAGATACAGGGCATGGCTTATCGAGTTGGCGCTTCGTTATTATTTGCCTTAATGGCCGTTGCCATTTTTAATGATATTGCCCGCTTGTAGAGAGGTATATGTGAGAGTCGTTTTAGCTGTATTGTTGGCTTTTTTCAGTGTGTATAGTGTTGCCAAAGCGGTTGAGGACGTTCGAATAGATGGTTTAGTACAAATGCCATCGTCTCGGGCTTTTGATTTGATCGGTTTTAATGAAGATCAGTCATACGACTCAAATAAGGTATATGAAGCCATTAGTGCTTTGTTTGATACAGGTTTTTTCAGCGACATTGATGTGCTGGAAGAGAATGGTGTGTTGGTATTTAAGGTGGTAGAACGCCCATCTATAGGTAACTTGACCATCGAAGGCAATGAATTGGTGAAAACCGAAGATTTAGAGCGTGGCTTACAGTTGTCAGGATTGGAAATAGGTGAAATTTACAAACCTGAGACCTTGAACCAGATTACTCAAGAGCTTCAGCGTCAATATTATGCGTTAGGTCGTTACAGTGCCAAAGTAGATATTGATGTGGAAGACATGCCACGTAATCGTATCGCCATTAAAATTAATATCGACGAAGGTGATACGGCTAAAATCGTTCACATTAATATTGTGGGTAACAAGGCTTTTGATGAAGAGACCTTAACCAAAGATTTTGAATCCCGTGAAACGGGTTATTGGAACCCTTTCAGCTCTGCAGATGAATACGCTAAGGCAAAAATTCAGGGCGACATTAATACTCTAAAGAGCTTTTATCTGGACAATGGTTACCTAGATTTTCAAGTGGTTTCCAGTCAGGTCAGTTTGTCTGCGGATAAACGTGATGTCTATATCGTCATTAATGTGAATGAAGGCCTACCTTATTATCTAAATAACGTCACTCTGAGTGGTAGCTTACCGATTTCGGAAGACAGGGTATGGAAGCGAATCTCGCAGAAAAAAGGTGATCTCTTTTCGCGTAGTCAAGTGACAAAAATCATCGAAGGTATCTCAACTGAGCTTGGTGACGATGGTTATTTATTTACCAATGTCAATGTGATTCCTGAGAAGTTGGATGATCATACAGTAAATTTGAGTTACCAAATTACCCCTGGACCTCAAGTTTATGTGCGCCGCATAACTTTTAGTGGTAACAGTGAAACTCAAGACGAAGTATTGCGTCGTGAAATGACACAATTTGAAGGTGCATTAGCCACGCATTCGAAGATTCAATCTTCTAAGCGTCGTATTGAGCGTCTTGGTTTCTTCGGTAATGTGGACTTACGTACGCGGCCTGTGACTGGCACCACGGATCAGGTTGATATCGATGTTGTGGTAGAAGAGCAAGCGTCTGGAAGTATTCAAGCCAGTATTGGTTACTCTCAGGAAGACGGTACCGTGTTGGGTTTTGGTATCTCCAAACGCAACTTCTTAGGTACAGGCAATAAGCTTTCTTTTAAAGCGTCAAGAACCGATCAGACGGATAACTATTCTATTAGTTATGATAATCCCTATTTTACTGTTGACGGCGTGAGTCGAGGCTTTCAGATTTTTTATCAAGCCAGTGATCATGCAGATGATGATGTTGAAGATTACGATCTCGATGAAATTGGAGCTGGTGTGACTTATGGTTATCCGATTTCTGATACCCAACGTCTAACCTTTGGTATGACGATAAAAGAAAGTACCGTTCAGCTGGGTAGCGAGCCGTCTAATGAGACCGAAAATTATATTGATAAATATGGTGATAATTACGATGACCTGATTGCTAGTTTGACCTGGTCCGATAATGACTTGGTTGGTGGTGTTTTGCCAACGGACGGATACTCGACTAAAGCTTCAATGGAAGTGTCGCTACCAGCGGGTGATCAGGAATACTACAAACTGGGCTTAACCTCTCAGCGATACTGGAGTTTTACAGAGTCCAACCTTTGGTTGTTCCGTTTAAAAGGACGCTTAGGATATGGTTCTGGTTACGGTGATAGTGAGGAATTACCCTTCTTTGAAAACTATTATGCTGGTGGTGCTTATTCGGTACGTGGTTTTGGTGCCTCTTCTCTTGGTCCTCAAAACTCATATGATGATTCCAGCACTAGCACATCTGCTTTGGGCGGTAACATCTTGATTACTGGTACGGCCGAGTTCATTTTCCCATTACCTATGGTCGAAGATCATAAATCAGTTCGTACTTCTTTCTTCATGGACGCAGGTAACGTGTTTACAGATAATTGTTTAGCGGCCAATACTCAGTGTAACGAAGGTGTCGACTTGTCTGAGATTCGTTATAGTGTGGGCTTGAGTTGGACCTGGATTACGCCGATTGCCCCCTTGTCCTTTAACTTTGCACGACCACTTAATGCTCAAGATGGCGACAGTACTGACTCTTTCCAGTTCCAGTTAGGTACCACATTCTGATTCCGTTTACGGTAGCAAGAATAATGTAAATGTTTAAAGAGGATTTGTGATGAAAAGAATGATAATGGCTCTGTGTTCGCTATTGATTACGGTAAACGTGCAGGCGACGGAAGTTGCGGTGGTGGATTTTAGGGCGGCACTTTTACAAAGCAATATTGGTCAAGAAGCAGCCAAAGAGCCGCAACAAAAAATTCAAGCAATGGATGCCAGATTGCAAAAAGCACAAGACGATTTAAAAGCAGCAGATGAAGCATTAAAGCGAGAAGAGTTAACTTTAGCGCCAGAAGAGTTTAATAAGCGTCGTAGAGAATTGGTACAACGTCAAAATGGCATTCGAAAAATGGCTGCCCAAATGCAACAGCAAGCCAAAATATTGGAGAAAAATCTAATAGACAGTCTAACGCCAAAAGGTGAGGCGGCATTAAAATCTATTATTGAAGAACGTAAACTAGACTTAGTCCTCAATAGGCAGCTAAGCTTGTATGCAAATAGTGAATCTGATATCACCAGTGAATTGGTGGAACGCATTAATAAGGATAATTAATATATGAGTTACTCGCTAGGGCAATTGGCTGAGAAAGTTGGTGGTTTGGTAAAAGGTGACAAGCAGCTTGTCATTGAAAAATTAGGAACCCTTGCAAAGGGGACGAAAAACGAATTGAGCTTTTTGGCCAATCCTAAATACCAAAGTCAGCTTGCCAATACTCAAGCGGGTGCTGTTCTTGTTAAAACTGAGGAACTTGCAGCCACCTTAGACAACGCCATTATAGTTGCCAATCCTTATCTTGCCTTTGCTCAGCTTACCCATCTCTTTGTTCCACAAACAGAATCTTGGCAAGGGGTTCATCCTTCTGCAGTGATTGCCGACAATGTAACCTTGGGCAGTAATGTGGTAATTGGCCCCAATGCCGTCATAGATGCAGGCGTGATTATAGGTGACGATTGTGTCATCGGAGCCAATAGTGTGGTCAGTTGTGGCTGTACTTTGGGGCAAGGAACGCGTTTATACCCCAATGTAACCTTTTACCATGATGTGCATGTGGGGGCAGAGTGTATATTCCACAGTGGCTGTATTGTTGGGTCTGATGGTTTTGGTTTTGCGCCCAATAACGGTGAATGGGAAAAAATTGATCAATTGGGTGGGGTTGTTATTGGCGATCGTGTTGAAATCGGCTCAAATACAAGCATTGACCGAGGTGCCATTGAAAATACCCAAATTGGCAGTGGTGTTAAGATAGATAATCAAGTTCAAATTGCTCATAACGTAGTAATTGGTGATAATACTGCAATAGCTGCGAATGCAGCGATTGCAGGAAGTGCAAAGATAGGTGCTTTTTGTACAATTTCTGGTTGCGTAGGGATTGTAGGTCATATCACGATTACAGATCATGTTCATATCACAGCGATGAGTATGGTAAGTAAATCGATTCCAGAAGCGGGCTCATATTCCTCTGGCATGGGGATGGAACCAACGTCCAGGTGGCGTCGTTCGGTGGCTCGCTTTAGACGAATCGATAGTATGGCGAAGCAAATTACAACACTGGAAAAGAAAATTAATAAGCTTTCAGAAAAGGTTGATGTTTAAATGATGGACGTAAATGAAATTCGTCAGTATTTACCTCATAGGTACCCATTTTTATTAGTTGATCGTGTTGTTGAGTTAAATCTGAACGATTCCATCGTGGCATATAAAAACGTGACTGTAAACGAACCATTTTTCAATGGTCATTTTCCTGATCATCCCGTTATGCCGGGTGTGCTGATTATTGAAGCCATGGCACAAGCCGCAGGCGTACTTGGTTTTAAAACCATGGACAAAACGCCAGAAGATGGTTCTATTTATTACTTTGTTGGTTCAGATAAAGCACGTTTCAAGCGTCCTGTTGTGCCAGGTGACCGTTTGCAATTAGAGGCCAAGATTCTGACTGAGAAACGTGGTATATGGAAATTTGAGTGTCAAGCAACCGTAGATGGCGAGTTAGCATGTTCTGCAACCATAATGTGTGCTGATAGGAAGTTATAGTGGCGATACATCCAACGGCTTTAGTTGACCCTAATGCGGATCTTGATCCAAGTGTTGAGATTGGTCCCTTTAGCGTTATTGGAGCGAATGTCAAAATTGGGGCTGGTAGTATTATTAAATCTCATGTTGTGATTAATGGTCACACAGAGATAGGTGAAAATAATGAAATTTACCAGTTTGCTTCAGTTGGAGAAGCGAACCAAGACAAAAAGTATAAGGGTGAACCAACGCGTTTGCTGATTGGTGATAATAACGTTATTCGTGAAAATGCCACCATTCACCGTGGCACCATACAAGATCAAGGCATTACGGTTATAGGCAGTGGTAACTTGTTTATGGCCAGTACCCATGTTGGTCACGATTGTGTTGTTGGTGACAACAATATAATGGCCAATTACGCCGCATTAGCAGGCCATGTCAAAGTGGGTGATAATGTTATTTTGGCTGGCTATACCGGAATTCATCAATTTTGTCAGGTGAACTCCTTTAGCATGTGTGGCATGGGCTCTATGGTGACGAAAGATGTACCCAGATACGTAATGGTGTCTGGTAATCCAGCTAAAGCTCATGGTATGAACTTTGAAGGTATGCGTCGTCGTGGCACACCGAAAGAAGTGATTAGAGCGCTACGTAACGCTTATAAAAGTGTTTACCTGAAAGGGCAGACTCTTGAAGCCGTTCTGAACGAACTAGAACAAAGCGCAGATTTTGCGATTTCTGAAGTGGCTGAATTTGTCGCTTCTATTCGCAAATCTGAGCGTGGGATTGTGCGATAGTTTCCCCGTAAAAAGAAAACCCCGGAAGTATTCGGGGTTTTTTTGTTATTAGAGGTTGTATTAATGAAAGTGGCGTCAACAGTACGTTACGTATTGGTTGCAGGTGAAGCGTCTGGGGACATTCTTGGCGCGAATTTGATTAAGCATCTAAAAAACCTGCAACCGGAAGCAATATTCGAAGGCATTGGCGGGCCCTTGATGGAAGCCGAAGGTCTGACTAGCATGGTTCCTATGGATCGTTTGTCCGTTATGGGGCTAGTAGAAGTGTTAGGTCGTCTCAGAGAATTGTTGGGAATTCGCAAACGACTTTATCAAACTTGCGTTGACAATCCGCCTACTGCATTCATTGGTATTGATTCCCCTGACTTTAACTTACCTTTAGCAAGAAAGTTGAAACTAGCTGGGATTCCAACCGTGCATTATGTTAGTCCATCCGTTTGGGCTTGGCGTCAAAAACGTATTTATAAAATTAAGCAATCGGTTGATCTAATGTTGGCATTGTTTCCATTTGAAATGCCCATTTATCATCAACATCAGATTCCAGTAACCTGTGTTGGTCACACTTTGGCTGATGACATTCCATTACAAAGTGATGCAACAGAAGCGCGTCAAAAACTAGGCTTGGAAAAGGTGGATGGGCCTATATTTGCGATTTTGCCTGGTTCGCGAGAAGGAGAAGTGTCTCGCCTTGCGCCCTTATTTGCTGAGACGATTAAGTTGATTAAGCAAAGGCAGCAGGATGCTACCTTCATTATACCAGCGGCCAATTCAGCGCGGCGAGAACAAATTGAAAAAATTTTGGCTGAGACGCAAGCTGACGCTGTGATTATTGATGGGCAATCCCGAACCGTCATGGCAGCGGCGGATGCCATTTTACTGGCGTCCGGAACGGCTGCTTTGGAAGCCATGTTGGTTAAACGTCCTATGGTAGTTGCTTATAAAGTGAATCGTTTAACCTATGAGATTATGAAACGTATGGTCAAGGTGCCTTATGTGTCCTTGCCAAATTTATTAGCGAATGAAACCTTGGTGCCAGAGTTATTACAAGATGAAGCGCAGCCAGAAAGTTTGGCGACGCGATTATTGCAAACATGGCAGTCCTTCCAGCAGGATAAACAGATCCAACAAAAGTACGTGGATTTGCACAACATGTTGCGTAAAAATGCAGGTGAGCAAGGGGCTCAGGCTATTGTGACTATGTTGGCGGAGAAACAAGCAATGCAGGTGGAGAAACAAGCTTGATGGAAGCCTTTGTTAGTCAGGTTTACTTTGGTGATTTGCTCGCAGGCGTTGACGAAGCAGGACGAGGTCCGCTTGCTGGTGAGGTTGTCGCCGCCGCCGTGATTCTGGATCCGCAACAACCCATTGCGGGATTAGCGGATTCTAAAAAACTGTCAGAAAAGAAACGTGAGGCTTTGTATTTAGAGATTAAAGAAAAAGCCTTGAGTTATGCTATTGCCAGTGCTTCTGTGGCAGAAATTGATCAGTTGAATATTTTGCACGCCAGTATGCTGGCTATGTCTCGAGCGGTTGAGCAATTATCTATCAAAGCTGAGCATGCGTTAATTGATGGCAATCGCGTGCCAGCCAATCTGAGTTGTTCTGCAGAAGCTGTGGTAAAAGGAGATGCTCGTCATGCAGCT
The window above is part of the Marinomonas sp. THO17 genome. Proteins encoded here:
- the ispC gene encoding 1-deoxy-D-xylulose-5-phosphate reductoisomerase is translated as MQGICLLGATGSIGQSTLDIIAQHPDKFRLVSASANVSVDKMAQICRRFKPQRIVMGSQQARDELATLCAESSTSFEWGDEALQSIVADAQVDQVMAAIMGFAGLKPTLAGIRAGKRILLANKESLVTAGKLFMDEVAQSQVMLLPIDSEHNAIYQSLPQHKAGAHKQDVDKIILTASGGPFRTWSLDEMANVTPAQACKHPNWSMGQKISIDSASLMNKGLELIEACWLFDVTPDDVEVVIHPESIIHSMVSYRDGSVISQMGNPDMKIPIAYGMTWPNRVETNVPSLNLTQVAKLHFEAPDLQRFPNLQLAADAWFMGGTAMAILNAANEVAVAAFLQHRIGFLQIAEVNRTVLEQADIRSVNQLDDVFEADAAARLLAEQCISCGEK
- the frr gene encoding ribosome recycling factor, with the protein product MINEILKDAEERMSKAVSSVESAFKKIRTGRAHPSLLDPIKVNYYGADTPLSQVANITVEDARTLGISPWEGNLVPEIEKAILKSDLGLNPSTTGNLIRIPMPALTEETRRNYFKQAKSEAENGRIAIRNIRRDANTSLKDLVKEKEISEDEERRGQDQVQKVTDKFVAQVEERLAAKEKDLMEI
- the pyrH gene encoding UMP kinase, producing MPKEKNPNYKRILLKLSGEALMGDESFGIDPKVLNRIALEIGQLRGIGVEVGIVIGGGNLFRGQALSQAGMDRVTGDHMGMLATVMNALAMRDALERANIATRVMSAITMTGIVEPYDRRRAMRQMKEGDVLIFSAGTGNPFFTTDSAACLRGIEIDADVVLKATKVDGVYSADPMKDPDAVKYDKLGYDEVLDKQLGVMDLTAICLTRDHSMPVRVFNMNKPGALVNIMVGGNEGTVIE
- a CDS encoding phosphatidate cytidylyltransferase; the protein is MLLPRIFSAVVMAFLFLFAVFFLGAQAFSLSMAAVVVLAAWEWASLSGVKNQSLRVLFALLVAAFCYMTARADWLTMSVMLSPLLWCLALYWVIRYPTPLLWQQTPVRLLFGALVMVSTWAALVVLKQSADFVTWVLLLMGLIWGADSGAYFAGRRFGKRKLAQYVSPGKSWEGVFGGIVLTQIGVAVFSFWQLYTTQDWLLLALVALVTTAVSVLGDLTESLFKRYEGMKDSSHLIPGHGGVMDRVDSLVAAAPIFVVFLMLTGWL
- the uppS gene encoding polyprenyl diphosphate synthase, which codes for MSESVDGSAVTVVGPAHIAIIMDGNNRWAKKKLLPSIAGHTAGAAAVRRTVEAAARSGVKVLTLFAFSSENWKRPQTEVDGLMGLFMRSLKKELKRLNTHKIKLRVMGDVSGFSKGLQEQIRATEEATQDNDHMTLVIAANYGGRWDIAQAAKALAVDVAAGRLDAKDISEETLAQHIQLADLPEPDLLIRTSGEERISNFMLWQSAYTEFVFLPVLWPDFEQQDFDEAIRIYQNRQRRYGGR
- the tsf gene encoding translation elongation factor Ts, with the translated sequence MAAVSAALVKELRERTGLGMMECKKALVAANGDIEVAIEELRKSSGMKAAKKAGRTAAEGTIVMRVADDASYGVLVEVNSETDFASRDEGFVAFANKVADVVFTTKETNMETLLAGEIGEAREALVQKIGENITPRRAVVVEGGLIGGYLHGNGQIAVLTQLENGSNELAKDVSMHVAAVAPRVVKGEDMPADILAKEEEIIRAQPDMAGKPAEIVDKMIVGRMKKFLAENSLVEQPFVKNPEIKVGQLVKDAGATVTSFVRLEVGEGIEVEEVDFAAEVAAQLKG
- the rseP gene encoding RIP metalloprotease RseP, with translation MLQNILSIVIALGVLITFHEFGHYYIARRCGVKVLRFSVGFGKPIYRYVSKKTGTEFTLAMIPLGGYVRMLDEREGNVPDALKHQAFTQKNVWQRIAIVAAGPLANFILAVAIYALVALLGIQSLAPKVGHIIDNSLAAQTQLQEGDELVEIAGEAVSSWEEVNLALAGLIGQTRTIIVRYRAEGLSSIQQDQVVLNRWLVGEEPSNLIQSFGLLPWQPKVKPVIAQVVDSGAAQAAGFMVGDVITTINDEAMDSWQQVVKKVQTSPSDELTVVVLRQGQSKTLFLQPDATERDGKLVGYAGLAVVPPKWDESLIRERHYGVFAAMVYGVEQTAKMISLTIGSIGKMLQGLISLDNLSGPITIAKVASASADSGLQSFLKFMAYLSVSLGVLNLLPIPMLDGGHLLFFGIEAIRRKPVSEKIQGMAYRVGASLLFALMAVAIFNDIARL